A stretch of the Bos indicus isolate NIAB-ARS_2022 breed Sahiwal x Tharparkar chromosome 13, NIAB-ARS_B.indTharparkar_mat_pri_1.0, whole genome shotgun sequence genome encodes the following:
- the MAFB gene encoding transcription factor MafB → MAAELSMGPELPTSPLAMEYVNDFDLLKFDVKKEPLGRAERPGRPCTRLQPAGSVSSTPLSTPCSSVPSSPSFSPTEQKTHLEDLYWMASNYQQMNPEALNLTPEDAVEALIGSHPVPQPLQSFDGFRGAHHHHHHHHPHPHHAYPGPGVAHEELGPHAHPHHHHHHQASPPPSSAASPAQQLPTSHPGPGPHAAAAATAAGGSGSVEDRFSDDQLVSMSVRELNRHLRGFTKDEVIRLKQKRRTLKNRGYAQSCRYKRVQQKHHLENEKTQLIQQVEQLKQEVSRLARERDAYKVKCEKLANSGFREAGSTSDSPSSPEFFL, encoded by the coding sequence ATGGCCGCGGAGCTGAGCATGGGGCCCGAGCTGCCCACCAGCCCGCTGGCCATGGAGTACGTCAACGACTTCGACCTGCTCAAGTTCGACGTAAAGAAGGAGCCGCTGGGGCGCGCGGAGCGCCCGGGCCGGCCCTGCACGCGCCTGCAGCCAGCCGGCTCGGTGTCGTCCACACCGCTCAGCACGCCGTGCAGCTCGGTGCCCTCGTCGCCCAGCTTCAGCCCCACTGAACAGAAGACTCACCTTGAGGACCTGTACTGGATGGCGAGCAACTACCAGCAGATGAACCCCGAGGCGCTCAACCTGACGCCCGAGGACGCGGTGGAGGCGCTCATAGGCTCGCACCCAGTGCCCCAGCCGTTGCAGAGCTTCGACGGCTTCCGCGGCGcgcaccatcaccatcaccaccaccacccacatcCGCACCACGCGTACCCCGGCCCCGGAGTGGCTCACGAAGAGCTGGGCCCGCACGCGCACccgcaccatcaccaccaccaccaagcgtCGCCGCCGCCGTCCAGCGCGGCCAGTCCCGCGCAGCAGCTGCCCACTAGCCACCCCGGGCCTGGCCCGCACGCGGCGGCCGCGGCGACGGCGGCTGGTGGTAGCGGCAGCGTGGAGGACCGCTTCTCCGACGACCAGCTCGTGTCCATGTCCGTGCGCGAGCTGAACCGCCACCTGCGGGGCTTCACCAAGGACGAGGTGATCCGCCTGAAGCAGAAGCGGCGGACCCTGAAGAACCGGGGCTACGCCCAGTCGTGCAGGTATAAACGCGTCCAGCAGAAACACCACCTGGAGAATGAGAAGACGCAGCTCATTCAGCAGGTGGAGCAGCTTAAGCAGGAGGTGTCCCGGCTGGCCCGCGAAAGAGACGCCTACAAGGTCAAGTGCGAGAAACTCGCCAACTCCGGCTTCAGGGAGGCGGGCTCCACCAGCGACAGCCCCTCCTCTCCCGAGTTCTTTCTGTGA